TTACAAATCAGAATTGCAGGTGACACatacataaataattaattaacttcAACCTTCTCGATGGCCGCTTCGCACGCTTAACGCGTAAGGAATAAATTATAATGGTTTAATTGTTTTGCATGAAGCAATTAGGCTATTTTAAATGCAACTTTTACGCCAGGTGCAGGCAGCTCGTATACAGAGTTTGCAAGGCTGCAGCCCTTCCTGCAATTTTTTCCAGCAAgtcaaatgaaacaaaatgctaACACGTTTTAGTTTTCTATTCTTCCTTCAAAGCACTCAGTATTTTCAGCCCGAAATCGTACAAAACTGCGCAGCATGCCCTAGTTTTCTGCTGGTTTGTAACAAGCAGTTGTTACTGCTTGTTACCAGTGCTACTGCATTGATGTTGAGTGACTTAACTACATGCTACTGCTACAGAACTTTTCACTTGTAGGTTAGGATCGTTTTAACGGTTATTTCAAAGATGCAATAGACTGGGGCAGTGTACGTGGGCTTAGACCTGAAGGCTGTGCCCAAAGGCTATTCATTTCGTATTGGGTTAGGCTGCAAGGAAAACAtgcaacttttgaaaaaatcaaGCTTATGAACTACGAATATACAATAGCACATACCAAAAGTTTCCTTAGGTTAGCCACACACACTTGTTTAAAACAGAGATTCATTTCGATCGctcatttaaaaaagaattaaagcaGGTCGAAAATTTCCATCGTTAAGGCGATCGGAAATATCTTGCCACCCAGACGGTAACATGGAAAAGGTCTTATTCTATCCAGTACTTTCAATTCGTTTATTGGAAAATGTATAAATAGTATGGTTTGAAAGTGTCCAACTAAGCTGCAGCCCTTCCACTTATAGAACTCACGAGCCGCCACTGGCCAGCTGTATTTGGCAAATTTACTACCATAAGCTTTCATTGTCAAATACGTATAAAGCTATACTCAAAAAATAGTTACTTGcctgaagaaacaaaaattttagattTGGAAGGTAACGAAAAACATCATCATCGATTGATTCCAGATCGGGATTATTCTCCAAAGAAAGCCATTGCAGACTGTCTAGCGGCAGATAAAACAAAGGGTCGAATTTGAACGTGATTGCATCTTGGAACGTAGCGTAACTGATGTCTTTTGTTGCCAAACCCGTATCGCTAACGGAAGGAGACACAATATAGGGTAGGGATGCTGGGCTTGAGACCAGATCGTTTTCAGTTGATTGGTATTCGTAATCACCTGTGTATATGCCGACCAATGTGCCCGATTCAAATCGCTTTATTCGATTGCGTGACAAGTCAAGGGTTTTCAGTGTTTTATAAGGTCCGCCATTTAACCAGCCTTGAGCCAAAGTTTCAATGTTGCAACTGCTTAAATTCAATTCTTGCAAATCTGTCATTCCTCTAAACGCCGCGTAACCAATCGACGTTATCATTTTCAATCCGtgaaaattcaaactttttactgACCTTGGTTCTATACCAAGTTTCGCCAAATCTGGCACTTGTGAAAAAGCGTAGAAATTACTTGCAAGAGATAGCCACTGAAGTGCTGGCATGCCACGTAGGGAATCTTTGTACAACGTGCTTCGAGATATGGCGTTGTGAGAGAGATCAAGAAATTCCAGGTTTGGATAGGCTTGAAATGCTGAGGGCTCAATAAGTTCTATGTAGTTGTGGCTCAGATCTAACCTTCGAACAAATTAAGTTGACGGTTGTAGTagattgtattgtattgtttatttttagccATTAACTCTGTGTAAACACCTGTGAAATTGTAACTATCACATAAATGcatatacagtgagacctcgttaatccggaccacttcgtttcgtcaaaaaatgtcggtttagcggggtttccggattatcggaaagtaaaaaatcaatcaatcttgcaaatgcagcaccgtgttcaaaacgcagtatgcaccttactccaattctaagtaccgagtttctggctggacagcaactaaaataaaattatattttttgtatgatccgacccagtgtcgaaccccagaaccaccgtattaaagacgaatgctctaagccagaagtgacgaacatgcggccgcaaatcggtttgacaaccgctcttgcatggcgaagcattccggcgggaccagcagtcttgaactttctttgacctgtttcaaatctttgcgcaatgcgatatcaaaagctgatagcacgattgagttgcagcagtatgtcttcaatagattgccgcactcaaccgatgtactgtacgtatttttttgcgaccgcggaagtgttgtttgttactgttgatgaacaatttattttttcgtttctaaaatactgtacagtatttcatagtatgactaaaaagctgtgcggctaaaattttttacaaagcgcaatgctgtacagtactgtacttttgaatcaataaagaccgcaacgttatcatgcgtagataatcggctattgttacgtcaactaactacccagtgtatatagtgtattaggacaatcgtgaatcattttcgcttaaccgttaataatccggtttatcggattttattgctattgatttagcacgtttgttccaaaacttttgtgtcggagtcggacagcggggtttccggattaaaggggtaaaatgcataggaagaaatccgttcccggcagttttgtgtcggatagcggggattccggttgttcggggtccggattaacgaggtcccactgtactGTAAATACGTAGACCAGACACGGgaaataagtttttaaaacatctGAAGATACAGGTATTCTACTTTTGTAAACTTCATACTGTGTAAGCAAGTGTCGTATTTGCTACTAGTTTCGGTTAACTCATACACTTGTGCATTTATGCAACAAATATAGCTTCGTACTTACCCCAAGAGAGACGGCAATTCAAAATTGCTAGCTTTCACTTTCCGGAGTAAATTACGAGACATATCCAGATACGCTAACGTTGAATTTTTCATTCCTTCGGTCCAGTTCATGTTGTTTAGGAGGTTATTGCTCAAAATTAACGCTTTGAGCCCAACATAATCTTTGAAGTAAGAAATTTCGATTTCAAGTAGCTCATTTCTTTGTATACTGAGAATGACGATCCCAGAAAAACTAGCAAAAGCATTCTTGCCAGTGATCGCTGAATGCAAGGCATTAATCCTATTGTTGTTCAGAATCAAGGCTTGGGTGTTAGGTCCGATGTCGTTCGGAATTTCAGACagattttcattttcacaaataGTGGTTATCAGCAAAGCGCCTGAAAATTCATATGAAGTCCAGCGTGATTTATCAAAGTAAAATTTCTGCTTTTGACATTGACATACATCTGAGCAGGAATATGATTCGGGAATATTGACAACATCATCGACAAATCCAATTTCACCAACTGTAGACGTGTATGTTGATATTGCATAGGGTAGATATAGCACGAACGAAACGGAAAAAATGCTCATTTTTCTTgccatttttataaaa
Above is a window of Clavelina lepadiformis chromosome 8, kaClaLepa1.1, whole genome shotgun sequence DNA encoding:
- the LOC143468122 gene encoding uncharacterized protein LOC143468122, with translation MARKMSIFSVSFVLYLPYAISTYTSTVGEIGFVDDVVNIPESYSCSDVCQCQKQKFYFDKSRWTSYEFSGALLITTICENENLSEIPNDIGPNTQALILNNNRINALHSAITGKNAFASFSGIVILSIQRNELLEIEISYFKDYVGLKALILSNNLLNNMNWTEGMKNSTLAYLDMSRNLLRKVKASNFELPSLLGLDLSHNYIELIEPSAFQAYPNLEFLDLSHNAISRSTLYKDSLRGMPALQWLSLASNFYAFSQVPDLAKLGIEPRSVKSLNFHGLKMITSIGYAAFRGMTDLQELNLSSCNIETLAQGWLNGGPYKTLKTLDLSRNRIKRFESGTLVGIYTGDYEYQSTENDLVSSPASLPYIVSPSVSDTGLATKDISYATFQDAITFKFDPLFYLPLDSLQWLSLENNPDLESIDDDVFRYLPNLKFLFLQMCNITKLLIATTEYRYQSDAIKSTLPYLEGLWAYGNPLYCDCHIRAVKYALHWEPNNNSLCSNSCDGLENCLRLDGESYFYEDRCYSVEVDQKTVCFLPQSGQKFLVDSVSNFYLTCTEEPLSLFISMLIGPLTFAVSIVIVMICGCCSVMISRIHRLRSGLYDLMDEQRVYKERVNSKNEALLRRRKPQKLHRQNGSASQFSMSPRTMNKTNMVLSGMGGIRTNNTNRIPYCNSIQSWNLPRSSSPNPANGQRTNKLGKKAEKRERQVIKLYEIKPIRKNVEENNVLSSVSCPNIYDRNGIGQHYECQMNNPKANTETCCSLERIGTMPYIDESDTGDAEQAGQAQVVHKPNSMVDQDASEIQSFSFDVKTFLGGNRSPSKRSFREKKTRSNSGSKPLLTESCDLNGTNSDCSL